The following are encoded in a window of Flavobacteriales bacterium genomic DNA:
- a CDS encoding formate/nitrite transporter family protein yields MEQPPLFGSDAFSPREIAERVQRVGVTKARLSLAPLAVLGFLAGAFIGFGALFYNIVAADIELGFAATRLLGGLVFCLGLLLVVVAGAELFTGNNLLVMAWADRAITTGELLRNWTVVLLSNFVGAAGLAALVHFSGHAAMADGAVGESYVRIAAAKCDLPFGTAFFSGILCNALVCLAVWMTYAGRTVVDKALAIVFPITAFVAAGFEHSVANMYLIPMGLLLDSGGSVTVQGMFTNLLPVILGNIVGGGGFVALVYHLVYRRGMGVK; encoded by the coding sequence ATGGAGCAGCCACCCCTTTTCGGATCGGACGCCTTTTCGCCGCGTGAGATCGCCGAACGTGTACAGCGTGTGGGTGTCACAAAGGCGCGACTATCACTTGCACCCTTGGCCGTGCTGGGTTTTCTCGCCGGCGCCTTCATCGGGTTCGGCGCGCTTTTCTACAACATCGTGGCGGCCGACATCGAACTCGGCTTCGCGGCCACACGCCTGCTCGGTGGTCTGGTCTTCTGCCTGGGGCTGCTGCTGGTGGTGGTTGCCGGTGCCGAACTGTTCACCGGCAACAACCTGCTGGTGATGGCCTGGGCCGATCGTGCCATCACCACGGGAGAACTGTTGCGCAACTGGACGGTGGTGCTGTTGTCCAACTTCGTGGGTGCGGCCGGTCTCGCGGCACTGGTACACTTTTCCGGTCATGCCGCCATGGCCGATGGCGCGGTGGGGGAGAGCTACGTGCGCATCGCTGCGGCCAAGTGCGACCTGCCATTCGGTACCGCCTTCTTCAGTGGCATTCTCTGCAACGCCCTGGTGTGCCTCGCCGTGTGGATGACCTACGCCGGGCGCACCGTGGTGGACAAGGCCTTGGCCATCGTGTTCCCCATCACCGCCTTCGTGGCGGCCGGCTTCGAACACAGCGTGGCCAACATGTACCTCATCCCCATGGGCCTCCTGCTCGATTCGGGTGGCAGCGTCACCGTGCAGGGCATGTTCACCAACCTGTTGCCGGTGATCCTGGGCAACATCGTGGGTGGCGGCGGTTTCGTGGCGCTGGTGTACCACCTGGTGTACCGGCGAGGCATGGGCGTGAAGTAG
- the ric gene encoding iron-sulfur cluster repair di-iron protein, with the protein MDTTTITPDRTIGSIVAEDFRTAAVFNHHGIDFCCKGGRSLAEVCRSKGLDQATLEREIRDAVDRNIGASEDHRTWPLARLIEHIERVHHRYVESRTTTLLQFLDKLCKVHGDRHPELFAIQREFQECAGAMAAHMKKEELILFPFINQLEKAKQHGTTPPTPGFGAVDNPIAMMEDEHTAEGDRFRRIAELSDGYTNPPDGCTTYATAMAMLQEFEQDLHRHIHLENNILFPRAMALEKVLRAA; encoded by the coding sequence ATGGACACCACCACCATCACACCCGACCGCACCATCGGCTCCATCGTGGCCGAGGACTTCCGTACCGCTGCCGTATTCAACCACCATGGCATCGACTTCTGCTGCAAGGGTGGCCGCAGCCTGGCGGAGGTATGCCGCTCCAAGGGTCTCGATCAGGCCACTCTTGAACGCGAGATCCGGGATGCGGTCGACCGGAACATCGGCGCCAGCGAGGATCACCGGACCTGGCCGCTGGCACGGCTCATCGAGCACATCGAACGCGTGCACCACCGCTATGTGGAGAGCCGCACCACCACCCTGCTCCAGTTCCTGGACAAGTTGTGCAAGGTGCATGGTGACCGCCATCCGGAGTTGTTCGCCATCCAGCGCGAGTTCCAGGAATGCGCCGGTGCCATGGCCGCCCACATGAAGAAGGAGGAGCTCATCCTCTTTCCCTTCATCAACCAGTTGGAGAAGGCGAAGCAGCATGGTACCACCCCGCCCACACCCGGATTCGGTGCGGTGGACAACCCCATCGCCATGATGGAGGACGAGCACACGGCCGAGGGTGATCGCTTCCGCCGCATCGCCGAACTGAGCGATGGCTACACCAATCCGCCCGACGGCTGCACCACCTACGCCACGGCCATGGCCATGCTGCAGGAGTTCGAGCAGGACCTGCACCGCCACATCCACCTGGAGAACAACATCCTGTTCCCCCGGGCGATGGCGCTGGAGAAAGTTTTGCGTGCAGCCTGA
- a CDS encoding Crp/Fnr family transcriptional regulator has protein sequence MEPIPLPDTLAEMIALHCGKSWQDRIKRHRLTQRFDAGQDVFREGDPADQLFIVRKGKVKVFCTYGPDARRILRFARDGQVLGHRGIGAGFTYSVSATALTPTTVDALPMPLFMQVLEANAAFSFHFMLFFAEELRRSEEQTRAMLDLSAEQRVVKALLATLRCFGFDKDDRTLLAFTPSRQDLADYAGTTYESTIRALSALQKKKLIKSVGRELRIVDRGKLESLMRG, from the coding sequence ATGGAGCCCATCCCGTTGCCGGATACGCTCGCGGAGATGATCGCGCTGCATTGCGGCAAGAGCTGGCAGGACCGGATCAAGCGACATCGCCTCACCCAGCGTTTCGATGCCGGACAGGATGTCTTCCGGGAAGGCGACCCCGCCGACCAGCTCTTCATCGTGCGCAAGGGCAAGGTGAAAGTGTTCTGCACCTACGGTCCGGACGCGAGGCGGATACTCCGTTTCGCGCGCGATGGCCAGGTCCTGGGCCATCGCGGGATCGGTGCGGGATTCACCTACTCGGTCAGCGCCACCGCCCTCACGCCCACCACGGTCGACGCCCTGCCCATGCCATTGTTCATGCAAGTGCTGGAGGCCAACGCCGCGTTCAGCTTCCACTTCATGCTCTTCTTCGCCGAAGAGTTGCGGCGCAGTGAGGAGCAGACCAGGGCCATGCTGGACCTGAGCGCTGAACAACGGGTGGTCAAGGCCCTGCTCGCCACGCTGCGTTGCTTCGGCTTCGACAAGGACGACAGGACCCTGCTCGCGTTCACGCCCAGCCGCCAGGACCTGGCCGACTACGCGGGCACCACCTACGAGAGCACCATCCGTGCGCTATCGGCGCTGCAGAAGAAGAAGCTCATCAAGTCCGTGGGGCGCGAGTTGCGGATCGTGGACCGCGGGAAGCTGGAAAGTCTCATGCGCGGCTGA
- a CDS encoding aquaporin family protein, producing MTPFTAELLGTMLLILLGNGVVANTLLEGTKGHASGWIVITTGWAMAVFVGVVVAGPFSGAHLNPAVTVALAITGKFAWEAVPGYVLAQMIGAMLGAFLVWLTHKDHFAATRNEASKLACFATGPAIRKPLSNLISESVGTFVLVFTVLFLVGPTLDLGDEREVAIGLGSIGALPVALLVWVIGLSLGGTTGYAINPARDLGPRIMHTVMRIGGLSDWGYAWVPVVGPLLGAAVAAWLYLWLR from the coding sequence ATGACCCCCTTCACCGCTGAACTTCTCGGCACCATGCTGCTGATACTGCTGGGCAACGGCGTGGTGGCCAACACCCTGTTGGAAGGCACCAAAGGCCATGCATCGGGCTGGATCGTGATCACCACCGGATGGGCCATGGCCGTGTTCGTGGGCGTGGTGGTGGCGGGGCCGTTCAGTGGCGCGCACCTCAACCCGGCGGTAACCGTGGCACTGGCGATCACCGGCAAATTCGCGTGGGAGGCTGTGCCCGGCTATGTGCTGGCGCAGATGATCGGTGCCATGCTCGGCGCCTTCCTCGTGTGGCTCACGCACAAGGACCACTTCGCGGCCACACGCAACGAGGCCTCCAAGCTGGCCTGCTTCGCCACCGGCCCGGCCATCCGCAAGCCGCTCAGCAACCTGATCAGTGAGTCTGTGGGCACCTTCGTACTGGTGTTCACCGTGCTGTTCCTGGTGGGGCCTACGCTGGATCTGGGCGATGAACGGGAGGTCGCCATCGGACTCGGTTCCATCGGTGCGCTGCCTGTGGCGCTTCTCGTCTGGGTGATCGGTCTGTCGCTGGGTGGCACCACGGGCTATGCGATCAATCCCGCGCGCGACCTGGGCCCACGCATCATGCACACCGTGATGCGCATCGGCGGGTTGAGCGACTGGGGTTATGCGTGGGTGCCAGTAGTGGGCCCGTTGCTGGGTGCGGCCGTTGCGGCATGGCTGTACCTGTGGCTGCGGTGA
- a CDS encoding ChaN family lipoprotein, with product MRSIILPFLFLCGAVQAQSDPVAYSLFTGQGKPAKHKAFMKALGGADVILFGEQHNSAIAHWLQLVVARELAAKGPLTMGAEMIEADDQATLDRYLRGEIDQAAFDTLARLWNNHSDYAPMVDLAKDKGLRFVATNVPRRYASMVYKGGFAALDTLPENEKQWIAPLPIAYDPELPGYKAMLDMGHGHTSPTMPMAQALKDATMAHFILENFKPGTRFLHFNGTYHSDNYEGIGWYLKRARPELRIVTIATTTQADARKLEAEHKGKADFILVVDEAVPGTY from the coding sequence ATGCGAAGCATCATCCTGCCATTCCTGTTCCTCTGCGGTGCCGTGCAGGCCCAGTCAGATCCCGTGGCCTACAGCCTCTTCACCGGCCAAGGCAAACCAGCCAAGCACAAGGCGTTCATGAAGGCGCTCGGTGGGGCGGATGTGATCCTTTTCGGCGAGCAGCACAACAGCGCCATCGCACATTGGCTGCAACTGGTGGTGGCGCGCGAGCTGGCCGCCAAGGGTCCGCTCACCATGGGTGCCGAGATGATCGAGGCCGATGACCAGGCCACGCTGGACCGCTACCTGCGTGGAGAGATCGACCAGGCCGCCTTCGACACACTTGCCCGCCTGTGGAATAACCACAGCGACTATGCCCCAATGGTGGATCTGGCCAAGGACAAGGGTCTGCGGTTCGTCGCCACCAACGTGCCACGCCGTTACGCGTCCATGGTGTACAAGGGCGGTTTCGCTGCGCTGGATACACTGCCTGAGAACGAGAAGCAGTGGATCGCCCCCCTGCCAATCGCTTACGATCCCGAGCTGCCTGGCTACAAGGCGATGCTGGACATGGGCCACGGTCACACGAGTCCCACCATGCCCATGGCGCAGGCGCTGAAGGATGCCACCATGGCGCACTTCATCCTGGAGAATTTCAAACCCGGTACACGCTTCCTGCACTTCAACGGCACCTACCACTCGGACAACTACGAGGGCATCGGCTGGTACTTGAAGCGCGCGCGACCGGAGCTGCGCATCGTGACGATCGCCACCACCACACAGGCTGATGCGCGCAAGCTTGAAGCGGAGCACAAGGGCAAGGCGGACTTCATCCTGGTGGTGGATGAGGCGGTGCCGGGCACGTATTGA
- the glpK gene encoding glycerol kinase GlpK, with amino-acid sequence MPGPYILALDQGTTSSRAILFDRAGSIVDVVQRDFPQHFPKPGQVEHDPKEIWSSQVSVAAEVLAKRGLGGADIAAIGITNQRETTVVWDRATGEPVYNAIVWQDRRTAGFCDELKAAGHAGLIRAKTGLVLDAYFSGTKVRWILDHVPGARDRAERGELCFGTVDSWLVWKLTRGELHVTDTSNASRTLLFNIQSLQWDDELLALFDVPRVMLPEVRPSSELYGHTDPERFGAAIPIAGIAGDQQAALFGQLCTRPGMVKNTYGTGCFLLMNTGDKPVASRHQLLTTVGWTIGGHTTFALEGSVFVGGAAVQWLRDGLKMIDASPDINTLAATVPDSDGVVFVPALTGLGAPYWDPHARGAILGITRGTTDAHIARATLEGIAFQVHDIVRAMEADADTPCTELRVDGGASASDLLLRIQADLLRSRIVRPASIETTALGAAYLAGLAVGYWPSIEALQEQWTADRSFEPAADEVTTEQQIQRWQRAVNGVRKWDQ; translated from the coding sequence ATGCCAGGCCCCTACATCCTCGCTCTCGACCAAGGCACCACCTCCTCCCGCGCCATCCTCTTCGATCGCGCCGGCAGCATCGTGGATGTGGTGCAACGCGACTTCCCGCAGCATTTTCCCAAGCCCGGCCAGGTGGAACATGATCCGAAGGAGATCTGGTCCTCGCAGGTTTCCGTGGCCGCCGAGGTGCTGGCCAAACGCGGACTGGGTGGTGCGGACATCGCCGCCATCGGCATCACCAACCAGCGCGAGACCACCGTGGTATGGGACCGCGCCACGGGAGAACCCGTGTACAACGCCATCGTGTGGCAGGACCGCCGCACCGCCGGGTTCTGCGATGAACTGAAGGCCGCAGGCCATGCCGGCCTGATCCGCGCGAAGACCGGCCTGGTGCTCGACGCCTACTTCAGCGGCACCAAGGTGAGGTGGATCCTGGACCATGTGCCCGGCGCCCGCGATCGCGCCGAACGCGGCGAACTTTGCTTCGGCACGGTGGACAGCTGGCTGGTGTGGAAACTCACCCGAGGGGAGCTGCACGTTACCGACACCAGCAACGCCAGCCGCACGCTGCTCTTCAACATCCAATCCCTGCAGTGGGACGATGAGCTGCTCGCGCTCTTCGACGTGCCGCGCGTCATGCTACCCGAAGTGCGCCCCAGCAGCGAGCTATATGGCCACACCGACCCCGAACGCTTCGGCGCCGCCATCCCCATCGCGGGCATCGCAGGCGACCAGCAGGCGGCGCTTTTCGGACAGTTGTGCACACGCCCCGGCATGGTGAAGAATACCTACGGCACCGGCTGCTTCCTGCTGATGAACACCGGCGACAAGCCCGTCGCCTCGCGGCACCAACTGCTCACCACCGTGGGCTGGACCATCGGGGGGCACACCACCTTCGCGTTGGAAGGCAGCGTGTTCGTGGGCGGTGCGGCCGTGCAGTGGCTGCGCGATGGATTGAAGATGATCGATGCCTCACCCGACATCAACACGTTGGCCGCCACCGTCCCGGACAGCGATGGCGTGGTCTTCGTGCCCGCCCTCACCGGACTGGGCGCACCCTACTGGGATCCACATGCCCGGGGCGCCATCCTCGGCATCACGCGTGGCACCACCGATGCGCACATCGCACGCGCCACGCTCGAAGGCATCGCATTCCAGGTGCATGACATCGTGCGGGCCATGGAGGCCGATGCGGACACACCCTGCACCGAGCTTCGCGTGGACGGGGGCGCCTCCGCCAGCGATCTGTTGCTGCGGATCCAGGCCGACCTGCTGCGCTCGCGCATCGTGCGCCCGGCATCCATCGAGACCACCGCGCTGGGTGCCGCCTACCTCGCGGGACTTGCTGTGGGCTATTGGCCCAGCATCGAGGCCCTTCAGGAGCAATGGACCGCCGACCGCAGCTTTGAACCAGCTGCCGATGAGGTAACTACTGAACAGCAGATCCAACGCTGGCAACGTGCGGTGAATGGGGTGCGGAAATGGGATCAGTGA
- a CDS encoding Rrf2 family transcriptional regulator, with translation MFSKACEYAIRATLHIAQATAADERVTVKDIAKATGSPEAFTAKVLQHLVRDGHIGSMKGPGGGFTLTEARAKKLKLAAIVKSIDGDDVYTGCALGLHQCDDKKPCPLHERFKDVRDRLRQLLENTTVHDVTMGLGVAVGTFRLKG, from the coding sequence ATGTTCTCCAAAGCCTGCGAATACGCCATCCGCGCCACGCTCCACATCGCGCAGGCCACCGCCGCCGATGAGCGCGTCACGGTGAAGGATATCGCGAAGGCGACCGGCTCCCCGGAAGCCTTCACCGCCAAAGTGCTGCAGCATCTGGTGCGCGATGGGCACATCGGATCCATGAAGGGCCCTGGCGGCGGATTCACGCTCACCGAGGCCCGGGCGAAGAAGCTGAAGCTCGCCGCCATCGTGAAGAGCATCGATGGCGATGATGTGTACACGGGCTGCGCGCTGGGACTGCACCAATGCGACGACAAGAAGCCCTGCCCCCTGCACGAGCGGTTCAAGGACGTGCGGGATCGATTGCGCCAGCTGCTGGAGAACACCACGGTGCATGATGTGACCATGGGCCTGGGTGTGGCTGTGGGCACGTTCCGCCTCAAGGGCTGA
- a CDS encoding glycerol-3-phosphate dehydrogenase/oxidase: MDRPAQLRTLRDAEGPWDILVIGGGASGLGVAVDAAARGLRTVLLEAHDFAKGTSSRSTKLVHGGVRYLAQGHVGLVREALRERGRLLRNAPHLCHDQAFVIPCYRWWEAAWYRIGLGLYDLLAGKLSLGRTRMLNKAETLQHLPGITSEGLRGGILYHDGQFDDARLAVALARTAVEHGACVLNHARVVQLLKDDEGKVIGAVMEDALDGKRHTILAKVVVNCTGVFTNAVLAMDSSDTRDHIVPSQGIHLVLDRSFMPGDAALMIPRTPDGRVLFAIPWQDKLVVGTTDIPVAGVSEEPKPLPEEIAFVLETVGRYLVRPPLRSDVLSMYAGLRPLAKQREGQRTSEISRGHRVLVSDSGLVSLIGGKWTTYRSMAEDVLDQAMARFGLKAGPCNTAQLPIHGKPAGAVDAKGHLAIYGSDAAFIRSMMQADPSLSERLHPTFPYTLAEVVYAVRFEMASTLEDVLARRVRLLFLDARAASDSAPKVALLMAHELGEDEAWVAEQLATFAALAAGYRMNA; the protein is encoded by the coding sequence ATGGACCGACCCGCTCAACTCAGAACCTTGCGCGATGCAGAAGGTCCCTGGGACATCCTCGTCATCGGTGGTGGTGCCAGCGGCCTTGGTGTGGCCGTGGATGCCGCCGCACGCGGCCTGCGCACGGTGTTGTTGGAAGCGCATGACTTCGCCAAGGGAACCAGCAGCCGCAGCACCAAGCTGGTGCATGGTGGTGTGCGGTATCTGGCGCAGGGGCATGTCGGCTTGGTGCGCGAGGCGCTGCGCGAGCGCGGCCGCCTGCTGCGCAACGCCCCCCACCTATGCCACGACCAAGCCTTCGTGATCCCCTGCTACCGCTGGTGGGAGGCCGCGTGGTACCGCATCGGCCTGGGCCTGTACGACCTGCTGGCGGGCAAGCTCAGCCTGGGCCGGACACGGATGCTGAACAAGGCGGAAACACTTCAGCACCTGCCAGGCATCACCTCGGAAGGACTGCGCGGCGGCATCCTTTACCACGATGGCCAGTTCGATGATGCACGCCTCGCCGTGGCACTGGCCCGCACCGCTGTGGAGCACGGCGCCTGTGTGCTCAACCATGCGCGGGTGGTGCAACTGCTGAAGGATGATGAAGGCAAGGTGATCGGCGCGGTGATGGAGGATGCGCTCGATGGCAAGCGCCACACCATTCTCGCCAAGGTGGTGGTGAACTGCACGGGTGTATTCACCAACGCGGTGCTGGCGATGGACAGCTCCGATACGCGCGACCACATCGTTCCCAGCCAGGGCATCCACCTGGTGCTGGACCGTTCGTTCATGCCCGGCGATGCCGCGCTGATGATCCCGCGCACCCCCGATGGCCGTGTGCTCTTCGCCATCCCCTGGCAGGACAAGCTGGTGGTGGGCACCACGGACATCCCCGTGGCCGGGGTGAGCGAGGAGCCGAAGCCCTTGCCAGAGGAGATCGCCTTCGTGTTGGAGACCGTGGGCCGGTACCTCGTTCGCCCACCCTTGCGGTCCGATGTGCTCAGCATGTACGCCGGTCTCCGCCCCCTGGCCAAACAGCGCGAAGGCCAGCGCACATCGGAGATCTCGCGCGGGCATCGGGTGCTGGTCTCGGACAGCGGGTTGGTTTCGCTCATCGGTGGCAAGTGGACCACCTACCGCAGCATGGCCGAGGATGTGCTCGACCAGGCGATGGCACGCTTCGGGTTGAAGGCCGGGCCATGCAATACTGCGCAGCTGCCCATCCATGGCAAGCCCGCAGGGGCCGTGGATGCCAAGGGGCATCTTGCGATCTACGGAAGCGATGCGGCCTTTATCCGTTCGATGATGCAAGCAGATCCATCGTTGTCCGAACGTTTGCATCCAACCTTCCCTTACACGCTGGCAGAGGTGGTCTATGCCGTTCGCTTCGAGATGGCCAGTACGTTGGAGGATGTTCTGGCGCGTCGTGTGAGGTTGCTCTTCCTTGATGCACGAGCGGCCAGTGATTCCGCACCTAAGGTGGCGCTGTTGATGGCCCATGAGCTTGGCGAGGATGAAGCGTGGGTCGCGGAGCAGCTTGCCACCTTTGCTGCGCTCGCCGCGGGCTATCGGATGAACGCTTGA
- a CDS encoding phosphoadenylyl-sulfate reductase translates to MPTFDAFRDRVHAFQAEGKTLFASTSFQGHSVPMLHMLSRIDARIPVYYVDTGYLFPDTLRFRDVLKERLGLQFIGLRPAVPKSQQRDASGALMYTWDPDRCCHLNKVQPLERVLAEFDVWINGVRADQSAARRAMQVEQPAGFGCLRYHPMLDWNARMVYEYRKAHDLPEHPLEAEGYGSIGCEPCTRKLMDGYDERTSRWFGLNKTECGLNTELLKDGATQADP, encoded by the coding sequence ATGCCCACCTTCGACGCTTTCCGCGATCGTGTCCATGCCTTCCAAGCCGAAGGCAAGACCCTCTTCGCCAGCACCAGCTTCCAAGGGCATAGCGTGCCCATGCTGCACATGCTGTCGCGGATCGATGCGCGCATTCCGGTGTACTACGTGGATACCGGTTATCTCTTCCCGGACACGCTTCGCTTCCGCGATGTGCTGAAAGAGCGGCTCGGTTTGCAGTTCATCGGCTTGCGGCCCGCCGTGCCCAAGAGCCAGCAGCGCGATGCCAGCGGTGCGCTGATGTACACCTGGGATCCCGACCGCTGCTGCCACCTGAACAAGGTGCAGCCCCTTGAGCGGGTGCTCGCGGAGTTCGATGTGTGGATCAACGGTGTGCGGGCCGACCAGAGCGCCGCGCGTCGCGCCATGCAGGTGGAGCAGCCCGCCGGCTTCGGCTGCCTGCGCTACCACCCCATGCTGGATTGGAACGCCCGCATGGTGTACGAATACCGCAAGGCGCACGACCTGCCCGAGCACCCGTTGGAGGCCGAGGGCTATGGCAGCATCGGCTGCGAGCCCTGCACACGCAAGCTGATGGACGGCTACGATGAGCGGACCAGCCGATGGTTCGGACTGAACAAGACGGAGTGCGGGTTGAACACGGAGTTGCTGAAGGACGGCGCAACGCAAGCTGACCCATGA
- a CDS encoding SDR family oxidoreductase: MKIAITGGAGYIGAELVAALSTDERITELVVYDDLSRGHHGLFMGPRLGKVPVRIVQGDILDSRKLRKELAGMDRVFHLAAKVTTPFAEAGHHHFEQVNHWGTAEVVYTIEDVAPDAHVVYLSSTAVYGSGEAAASYGSRPAPRSAYGNSKRRGETHMERLMHSRPVTILRLGNVYGPGRSVRFDAVINRFLFEAHHKGRISISGSGHQQRPFIHIDGVIGTLGALVHGAPLSGTFDLVEHDLSVLDLVEALRSLYPQLEFLFVDQHLELLSLKVPRDARLQGIQPQRPGGLVKELEGMRARFAW, translated from the coding sequence ATGAAGATCGCGATCACCGGCGGGGCCGGATACATCGGTGCGGAACTCGTGGCCGCACTTTCCACGGATGAGCGCATCACCGAGCTGGTGGTGTATGATGACCTGAGCCGGGGGCACCACGGGCTCTTCATGGGGCCGCGTTTGGGCAAGGTACCCGTGCGTATCGTGCAGGGCGACATCCTGGATTCGCGCAAACTGCGGAAGGAACTGGCGGGCATGGACCGCGTGTTCCATCTGGCGGCCAAGGTCACCACGCCCTTCGCGGAGGCGGGCCACCACCACTTCGAGCAGGTTAACCACTGGGGCACGGCCGAGGTGGTCTACACCATAGAGGACGTGGCGCCCGATGCCCACGTGGTGTACCTGAGCAGCACGGCGGTCTATGGTTCCGGCGAGGCGGCGGCCAGCTATGGCTCACGGCCTGCTCCGAGATCAGCCTACGGCAACAGCAAGCGGCGTGGCGAAACGCACATGGAACGCCTCATGCACAGCCGTCCGGTGACGATACTGCGCCTGGGCAACGTGTACGGGCCGGGACGCAGTGTGCGCTTCGATGCCGTCATCAACCGCTTTCTCTTCGAGGCCCACCACAAGGGGCGCATCTCCATCAGCGGCAGTGGTCATCAGCAGCGGCCCTTCATCCACATTGATGGTGTCATCGGTACGCTCGGTGCCTTGGTCCATGGTGCACCGCTTTCGGGCACCTTCGACCTGGTGGAGCACGACCTCTCCGTACTGGACCTGGTGGAGGCGCTGCGATCGCTCTATCCCCAGCTGGAGTTCCTCTTCGTGGACCAGCACCTGGAGTTGCTCAGCCTGAAGGTGCCGCGTGATGCACGGCTGCAAGGCATCCAGCCACAACGCCCAGGAGGTTTGGTGAAGGAACTGGAGGGGATGCGCGCGCGGTTCGCTTGGTGA
- a CDS encoding tryptophanase has translation MQHRTIIEPFRIKTVEPIGLSSEAERLDHLKEAHCNPFLLRSRDVIIDLMTDSGTSAMSAHQWAGMMEGDEAYAGSRSWERMLAEVRDLTGMEHVLPTHQGRAAERILYGHLGGPGKVFISNTHFDTTRANIEFTGATAIDIPIAEGRDPSLQHPFKGNMDVAALDHLLKEHQGNVGAVILTVTNNSGGGQPVSMANAEGVASICKRHGVPLVLDCCRIAENSWFIKDREKGMESLTYRQIAQHMFALADGAIMSAKKDALVNMGGFLALRDATLAEACINLLIITEGFTTYGGLSGRDMEAITIGLQEVFDPHYLDYRIRSTTFLGRKLHELGVPLMRPIGGHAVYIDAKALYPYIPPHQYPGQALVCELYRLGGIRSVEIGSVMFGTYLPDGSLKPSSMELVRLAIPRRVYTQSHMEYVAETFEEVMRTREQVRGFRIVKEPRFLRHFTAHFENV, from the coding sequence ATGCAGCACCGCACCATCATCGAACCCTTTCGCATCAAGACCGTGGAACCCATCGGCCTCAGTTCCGAAGCGGAGCGCTTGGACCATCTGAAGGAGGCCCACTGCAATCCCTTCCTGCTGCGCTCGCGCGATGTGATCATCGACCTGATGACCGACAGCGGTACCAGCGCCATGAGCGCGCACCAGTGGGCCGGCATGATGGAAGGCGATGAGGCCTATGCGGGCAGTCGAAGTTGGGAGCGCATGCTGGCCGAGGTGCGTGACCTCACCGGCATGGAGCATGTGCTGCCCACCCACCAGGGCCGTGCCGCCGAGCGCATCCTCTACGGCCACCTGGGCGGTCCCGGCAAGGTCTTCATCAGCAACACGCACTTCGATACCACGCGTGCCAACATCGAGTTCACAGGTGCCACCGCCATCGACATCCCCATCGCCGAGGGACGGGACCCGTCCTTGCAGCACCCCTTCAAGGGCAATATGGACGTGGCCGCGCTTGACCATCTGCTCAAGGAGCACCAGGGGAATGTTGGAGCAGTGATCCTCACCGTCACCAACAACAGCGGTGGCGGCCAGCCGGTGAGCATGGCCAATGCCGAGGGTGTGGCCAGCATCTGCAAGCGTCACGGTGTGCCCTTGGTGCTGGATTGCTGCCGCATCGCGGAGAACAGTTGGTTCATCAAGGACCGTGAGAAGGGCATGGAAAGCCTCACGTACCGTCAGATCGCCCAGCACATGTTCGCCCTTGCGGATGGTGCCATCATGAGCGCCAAGAAGGACGCGCTCGTCAACATGGGCGGTTTCCTCGCCCTCCGCGATGCCACCCTGGCGGAGGCCTGCATCAACCTGCTGATCATCACCGAGGGCTTCACCACCTACGGCGGCCTCAGCGGGCGCGACATGGAGGCCATCACCATTGGCCTGCAGGAGGTGTTCGATCCGCACTACCTCGATTACCGCATCCGCAGCACCACCTTCCTGGGCCGAAAGCTGCACGAATTGGGTGTGCCCCTCATGCGCCCCATCGGTGGCCACGCGGTGTACATCGATGCCAAGGCCCTCTACCCGTACATCCCGCCGCACCAGTATCCCGGCCAGGCGCTCGTGTGCGAACTCTACCGGCTGGGCGGCATCCGCAGCGTGGAGATCGGCTCCGTCATGTTCGGCACCTACCTGCCTGATGGCTCACTGAAGCCTTCATCCATGGAACTGGTTCGCCTCGCCATTCCCCGGCGGGTGTACACCCAGAGCCACATGGAGTACGTGGCCGAGACCTTCGAGGAGGTCATGCGCACGCGGGAGCAAGTGCGTGGTTTCCGCATCGTGAAGGAGCCGAGGTTCCTCCGGCACTTCACGGCGCATTTTGAGAACGTGTAG